In Gemmata obscuriglobus, a single genomic region encodes these proteins:
- the pdeM gene encoding ligase-associated DNA damage response endonuclease PdeM, producing the protein MTAEIEIAGERLVLRPDRSLFWPRARALVIADPHFGKAEAFRAAGVPVPGDSAEPLTRLAAALDDTAAEHLFVLGDFWHAREGRTAHVVEGLTAWRNERQGLLVRLVRGNHDRAGPPPDGWGDWSNDLRVEPFVFAHFPEPADGGYVLAGHLHPGVVLGRERLRLPCFWFGPRVGVLPAFGTFTGAANVPIRRGDRAFAVAGTAVVDVSRP; encoded by the coding sequence ATGACCGCAGAGATCGAAATCGCCGGCGAGCGGCTGGTCCTGCGCCCGGACCGGTCCCTCTTCTGGCCGCGGGCGCGGGCGCTGGTGATCGCCGACCCGCATTTCGGCAAGGCCGAGGCGTTTCGCGCCGCCGGAGTACCGGTGCCGGGAGATTCGGCCGAACCGCTCACCCGCCTCGCCGCCGCGCTCGACGACACCGCGGCCGAGCACCTGTTCGTCCTGGGCGACTTCTGGCACGCGCGTGAGGGGCGCACCGCCCATGTGGTCGAGGGGCTGACTGCGTGGCGCAATGAACGGCAGGGCCTGCTGGTACGGCTGGTGCGCGGGAACCACGACCGCGCCGGCCCGCCGCCGGACGGGTGGGGCGACTGGTCGAATGACCTCCGCGTCGAGCCGTTCGTGTTCGCCCATTTCCCGGAACCGGCCGACGGCGGGTACGTGCTGGCCGGGCACCTTCACCCGGGCGTTGTACTGGGCCGCGAGCGGTTGCGGCTGCCGTGCTTCTGGTTCGGGCCGCGGGTCGGGGTGCTGCCGGCGTTCGGTACGTTCACCGGAGCGGCGAACGTGCCGATCCGGCGCGGCGATCGGGCATTCGCCGTCGCCGGGACCGCGGTGGTGGACGTGTCGCGGCCCTGA
- a CDS encoding ligase-associated DNA damage response DEXH box helicase, whose protein sequence is MRGIPKPPRTKTPKPRPIDPAEVVPPDEWFARRGWAPFPFQQETWAAYRAGASGLVHASTGTGKTYAAYFGPLFEAVSEPPAVTPPPLRVLWVTPLRALSADTALALEAPLRPLGLNWDVGTRTGDTSAAARTRQQKRLPTVLVTTPESLSLLLTYPDAREKFAGLRCVVCDEWHELFGSKRGVLTELALARLRTFCPRLRTWGLSATLGNLDDALAALAGAGRDTSAEACSQTGRGRVIRGHVPKPIAIDAILPPRVERFPWAGHLGLSLLPQVLTAIDEGKTALLFTNTRGQCEQWYQALLDARPEWAGQVALHHGSLDRKARDWVEDGLRAGTLRCVVCTSTLDLGVDFAPVERVLQVGSPKGVARLLQRAGRSGHRPGETSRVTCVPTHAFELVEVSAARAAAAEGRIEGRFPIDKPLDVLAQHCVGSALAGGFRADELLAEVRTAHAYRDLSGAEWTWVLDFVTRGGEALKAYPDYRRVEVRDGVYGVPDAKVARRHRQSVGVITSEAAVLVRFLRGPKLGTVDESFAARLKTSDRFTFAGRTLEFVKLYEMTAWVRLAKKDADTKPRWSGSRLPLSGELSAAVRAKLDEAARGLFADAEMRAVRPVLEVQARWSRVPAAGEVLAERLSTRDGHHLFLYPFEGRLVNEGVAALLAYRLSRRRPQTFTLACNDYGLELVSSDQLDLDAIALKELLVPDRLTDDVLASLNAAELAKRQFREVARVAGLVNPGLPHAGRTAKQLQASSGLFYDVFREHDPSNLLLWQARREVLDRQFEVTRLRAALDRIGAARLVVTDPPRPTPFAFPLLVERMRAAVSSETLADRVRKLAAALERKAGPE, encoded by the coding sequence GTGAGAGGCATCCCGAAGCCCCCCCGCACCAAGACGCCGAAGCCGCGCCCGATCGACCCGGCGGAGGTGGTGCCGCCGGACGAGTGGTTCGCGCGCCGCGGGTGGGCACCGTTCCCGTTTCAACAAGAGACCTGGGCGGCGTACCGCGCCGGCGCGAGCGGGCTCGTTCACGCTTCCACCGGCACCGGTAAAACGTATGCGGCGTACTTCGGCCCTCTGTTCGAAGCGGTGAGCGAGCCCCCCGCGGTAACTCCTCCGCCGCTTCGCGTACTATGGGTCACCCCGCTTCGCGCGCTGTCGGCCGACACCGCACTGGCGCTTGAAGCGCCGCTCCGCCCGCTGGGGCTGAACTGGGATGTCGGGACGCGCACCGGCGACACGTCGGCCGCGGCCCGCACGCGGCAGCAGAAGCGGCTCCCCACGGTGCTCGTCACCACGCCCGAGAGCCTGTCGCTACTGCTGACCTACCCGGACGCGCGGGAGAAGTTCGCGGGCCTGCGGTGCGTCGTGTGCGACGAGTGGCACGAGCTGTTCGGCTCGAAGCGCGGAGTGCTCACCGAACTCGCGCTCGCCCGCCTTCGCACGTTCTGCCCGCGCCTGCGGACCTGGGGGCTATCGGCGACACTCGGCAACTTGGACGACGCGCTTGCGGCACTTGCCGGGGCCGGGCGCGATACGTCTGCGGAAGCGTGCTCGCAGACCGGGCGCGGTCGAGTGATCCGCGGGCACGTGCCGAAGCCGATCGCCATCGACGCGATCCTGCCGCCGCGGGTGGAACGGTTCCCGTGGGCCGGACACCTCGGGCTGTCCCTCCTGCCGCAAGTGCTCACGGCAATCGATGAGGGCAAGACGGCGCTGCTGTTCACCAACACCCGCGGGCAGTGCGAGCAGTGGTATCAGGCGCTGCTGGACGCCCGCCCCGAGTGGGCCGGGCAGGTGGCGCTGCACCACGGCTCGCTCGACCGGAAGGCGCGCGACTGGGTGGAGGACGGGCTCCGCGCCGGGACGCTGCGGTGCGTGGTCTGCACCAGCACGCTCGACCTCGGCGTGGACTTCGCCCCGGTCGAGCGGGTGCTCCAAGTGGGGAGCCCGAAGGGCGTCGCGCGGCTGTTGCAGCGGGCCGGGCGGAGCGGGCACCGGCCAGGCGAAACCAGCCGCGTCACCTGCGTCCCGACGCACGCGTTCGAACTGGTTGAGGTGTCCGCGGCGCGGGCCGCCGCAGCCGAAGGGCGGATCGAGGGCCGGTTCCCGATCGACAAGCCGCTCGACGTGCTGGCGCAACACTGCGTCGGCTCGGCGCTGGCCGGCGGGTTCCGGGCCGACGAACTGCTGGCGGAGGTGCGGACGGCCCACGCGTACCGCGACCTGTCGGGCGCGGAATGGACGTGGGTACTCGACTTCGTCACCCGTGGCGGCGAGGCACTGAAAGCGTACCCAGACTACCGCCGCGTCGAGGTGCGCGACGGCGTGTACGGCGTACCGGACGCGAAGGTCGCCCGCCGGCACCGGCAGTCGGTCGGCGTCATCACGTCCGAAGCCGCGGTGCTGGTGCGGTTCCTCCGGGGGCCGAAGCTGGGGACGGTGGACGAGTCGTTCGCCGCCCGGCTCAAGACCAGCGACCGGTTCACCTTCGCCGGGCGCACGCTGGAGTTCGTCAAGCTGTACGAGATGACGGCGTGGGTGCGGCTGGCGAAAAAAGACGCCGACACGAAGCCCCGCTGGTCCGGGTCGCGGCTGCCGCTGTCCGGCGAGCTGTCGGCGGCGGTGCGGGCCAAACTGGACGAGGCCGCCCGCGGGCTGTTCGCGGACGCCGAAATGCGGGCGGTGCGGCCGGTGCTGGAGGTGCAGGCCCGGTGGTCACGGGTACCCGCCGCGGGCGAGGTGCTCGCGGAGCGGCTCAGCACCCGCGACGGGCACCACCTGTTCCTCTACCCGTTCGAGGGGCGGCTCGTCAACGAGGGCGTGGCCGCGCTGCTGGCGTACCGGCTGTCGCGCCGGCGGCCGCAGACGTTCACCCTGGCGTGCAACGACTACGGCCTCGAACTGGTGTCGTCCGACCAGCTCGACCTCGACGCGATCGCGCTGAAAGAGTTACTCGTCCCCGACCGATTGACGGACGACGTGCTGGCGTCGCTGAACGCCGCCGAGCTGGCGAAGCGGCAGTTCCGCGAGGTGGCCCGCGTCGCCGGGCTGGTGAACCCCGGGCTGCCGCACGCGGGCCGCACCGCCAAGCAGCTCCAGGCGTCCAGCGGGCTGTTCTACGACGTGTTCCGCGAGCACGACCCGTCGAACCTGCTCCTGTGGCAGGCCCGGCGCGAGGTGCTCGACCGCCAGTTCGAGGTGACGCGGCTGCGCGCCGCGCTCGACCGGATCGGCGCCGCCCGGCTCGTCGTGACCGACCCGCCGCGGCCGACGCCGTTCGCGTTCCCGCTGCTGGTCGAGCGGATGCGCGCGGCGGTGTCGTCGGAAACGCTGGCCGACCGGGTGCGGAAGCTGGCCGCGGCGCTGGAGCGGAAGGCGGGTCCGGAATGA